Proteins co-encoded in one Streptomyces roseochromogenus subsp. oscitans DS 12.976 genomic window:
- a CDS encoding glycosyltransferase, producing the protein MLTSVFIAAVSLALFWMAAFTLWWQMHAWRTPEVLASTRFGRPDGGEHLSFSLLLPARHEQAVLDHTIQRLLESTHTDFEIIVIVGHDDPETTEVAEQAAARDQRVRVVVDTHEKKNKPKAMNTALPHCRGDVVGVFDAEDQVHPELLAHVDHAFRTTRADVVQGGVQLINFHSSWYSLRNCLEYFFWFRSRLHLHAQKGFIPLGGNTVFVRTDVLREADGWDPNCLAEDCDLGVRLSSVGKKVVVAYDSDMVTREETPGSLMSLLKQRTRWNQGFLQVYRKKDWRQLPGFGQRLLARYTLMTPFMQAFSGVIIPLNAAVALFLDVPVGIAFLTFLPLVTAVVTFVFEVVGLHDFGVQYGLRVRFVHYVKLIVGGPFYQVLLAGAAIRAVWREQRGQNDWELTSHVGAHLTAAESLREDVPA; encoded by the coding sequence TTGCTGACGTCTGTCTTCATCGCTGCCGTTTCACTGGCCCTGTTCTGGATGGCGGCCTTCACTCTGTGGTGGCAGATGCACGCGTGGCGTACGCCCGAGGTGCTGGCCTCCACCCGGTTCGGCAGGCCGGACGGGGGCGAGCACCTGTCCTTCTCGCTGCTCCTGCCGGCCCGGCACGAGCAAGCCGTGCTCGACCACACCATCCAGCGGCTGCTGGAGTCCACGCACACCGACTTCGAGATCATCGTGATCGTCGGGCACGACGACCCCGAGACCACGGAGGTGGCCGAGCAGGCCGCCGCCCGTGACCAGCGCGTCCGGGTCGTCGTCGACACCCACGAGAAGAAGAACAAGCCCAAGGCCATGAACACGGCGCTGCCGCACTGCCGCGGCGACGTCGTCGGGGTCTTCGACGCCGAGGACCAGGTCCATCCGGAGCTGCTCGCCCACGTCGACCACGCCTTCCGGACGACGCGGGCGGATGTCGTCCAGGGCGGCGTCCAGCTCATCAACTTCCACTCCAGCTGGTACAGCCTGCGCAACTGCCTGGAGTACTTCTTCTGGTTCCGCTCCCGGCTGCACCTGCACGCGCAGAAGGGGTTCATCCCGCTCGGCGGCAACACCGTCTTCGTACGGACCGACGTCCTCAGGGAAGCGGACGGCTGGGACCCCAACTGCCTCGCGGAGGACTGCGACCTGGGCGTCCGGCTCTCGTCCGTCGGCAAAAAGGTCGTCGTCGCCTACGACTCCGACATGGTCACCCGCGAGGAGACCCCGGGCTCGCTGATGTCGCTGCTCAAGCAGCGCACCCGCTGGAACCAGGGCTTCCTGCAGGTGTACCGGAAGAAGGACTGGCGGCAACTCCCGGGATTCGGGCAGCGGTTGCTCGCCCGGTACACCCTGATGACCCCGTTCATGCAGGCTTTCTCCGGCGTCATCATCCCGCTCAACGCGGCCGTCGCGCTCTTCCTCGACGTCCCCGTCGGCATCGCCTTCCTCACCTTCCTGCCGCTGGTCACCGCCGTCGTCACCTTCGTCTTCGAGGTGGTCGGACTGCACGACTTCGGCGTTCAGTACGGCCTCAGGGTCCGCTTCGTCCACTACGTGAAGCTCATCGTGGGCGGGCCCTTCTATCAGGTCCTCCTCGCGGGTGCCGCGATCCGCGCCGTGTGGCGCGAGCAACGCGGCCAGAACGACTGGGAGTTGACCTCGCACGTCGGCGCGCACCTCACCGCGGCCGAGTCCCTCCGAGAGGACGTTCCCGCGTGA